In the genome of Dunckerocampus dactyliophorus isolate RoL2022-P2 chromosome 6, RoL_Ddac_1.1, whole genome shotgun sequence, one region contains:
- the pycr1b gene encoding pyrroline-5-carboxylate reductase 1b isoform X3 has protein sequence MSVGFIGAGQLAHALVKGFTAAGVIATHRITASSPDTDLPTVTGLRKMGVSLTTSNKETVSKSDVLFLAVKPHIIPFVLDEIGPDIEDRHLIVSCAAGVTISSIEKKLLQYRPAPKVMRCMTNTPVVVREGATVYATGTHAEVEDGKLLEQLMASVGFCTEVEEDLIDAVTGLSGSGPAYAFTALDALADGGVKMGLPRRLAVRLGAQALLGAAKMLLDSEQHPGQLKDNVCSPGGATIHALHVMESGGFRSLLINAVEASCIRTRELQSLADQERISPAAIKKTTLDKVLQQPGVTVSGVNNGNGRSGLSLFNNRNPGVKKKN, from the exons ATGAGTGTGGGCTTCATCGGAGCGGGTCAGCTGGCTCATGCGTTGGTGAAAGGATTCACAGCAGCAG GTGTGATCGCTACACACAGGATCACCGCTAGCTCCCCAGACACCGACCTGCCCACGGTGACCGGCCTGAGG AAAATGGGTGTCAGCCTGACCACCAGTAACAAAGAGACAGTCAGCAAGAGTGATGTCCTCTTTCTGGCTGTGAAGCCTCACATCATCCCCTTCGTGCTGGATGAGATTGGGCCAGACATTGAGGACCGCCATCTCATCGTGTCTTGCGCTGCAGGTGTCACCATCAGCTCCATTGAAAAG AAACTCCTTCAGTACCGCCCAGCTCCTAAAGTCATGAGGTGTATGACCAACACTCCAGTGGTGGTGAGGGAGGGAGCGACGGTCTACGCTACTGGCACTCATGCAGAG GTGGAGGATGGTAAGCTGCTGGAGCAGCTGATGGCCAGCGTAGGCTTCTGCACCGAGGTGGAGGAGGACCTCATTGACGCCGTCACTGGGCTAAGCGGCAGTGGTCCTGCTTAC GCATTCACAGCATTGGACGCCCTAGCAGATGGAGGAGTGAAGATGGGTCTGCCCAGGAGACTTGCGGTCCGACTCGGAGCGCAGGCTTTACTG GGAGCCGCTAAGATGCTGCTGGACTCGGAGCAGCACCCCGGCCAGCTGAAGGACAACGTGTGCTCACCAGGGGGCGCCACCATTCATGCCCTTCACGTCATGGAGAGCGGGGGCTTCCGCAGCCTTCTCATCAATGCTGTGGAGGCCTCTTGTATCAGGACGAG GGAGCTGCAGTCTCTGGCCGATCAGGAGCGCATCTCTCCAGCAGCCATTAAGAAGACCACACTGGACAAAGTGCTCCAGCAGCCCGGAGTCACAGTCAGTGGAGTCAACAATGGAAACGGAAGGTCGGGACTCAGCCTGTTCAACAACCGAAACCCGGGGGTCAAGAAGAAGAACTGA
- the pycr1b gene encoding pyrroline-5-carboxylate reductase 1b isoform X2 encodes MSVGFIGAGQLAHALVKGFTAAGVIATHRITASSPDTDLPTVTGLRKMGVSLTTSNKETVSKSDVLFLAVKPHIIPFVLDEIGPDIEDRHLIVSCAAGVTISSIEKKLLQYRPAPKVMRCMTNTPVVVREGATVYATGTHAEVEDGKLLEQLMASVGFCTEVEEDLIDAVTGLSGSGPAYAFTALDALADGGVKMGLPRRLAVRLGAQALLGAAKMLLDSEQHPGQLKDNVCSPGGATIHALHVMESGGFRSLLINAVEASCIRTSHGQGATALESLAQILLKNDRETFATPSYHAKERAPLTGLNTPGFTVDRVPRFLCTTPDFVQPVR; translated from the exons ATGAGTGTGGGCTTCATCGGAGCGGGTCAGCTGGCTCATGCGTTGGTGAAAGGATTCACAGCAGCAG GTGTGATCGCTACACACAGGATCACCGCTAGCTCCCCAGACACCGACCTGCCCACGGTGACCGGCCTGAGG AAAATGGGTGTCAGCCTGACCACCAGTAACAAAGAGACAGTCAGCAAGAGTGATGTCCTCTTTCTGGCTGTGAAGCCTCACATCATCCCCTTCGTGCTGGATGAGATTGGGCCAGACATTGAGGACCGCCATCTCATCGTGTCTTGCGCTGCAGGTGTCACCATCAGCTCCATTGAAAAG AAACTCCTTCAGTACCGCCCAGCTCCTAAAGTCATGAGGTGTATGACCAACACTCCAGTGGTGGTGAGGGAGGGAGCGACGGTCTACGCTACTGGCACTCATGCAGAG GTGGAGGATGGTAAGCTGCTGGAGCAGCTGATGGCCAGCGTAGGCTTCTGCACCGAGGTGGAGGAGGACCTCATTGACGCCGTCACTGGGCTAAGCGGCAGTGGTCCTGCTTAC GCATTCACAGCATTGGACGCCCTAGCAGATGGAGGAGTGAAGATGGGTCTGCCCAGGAGACTTGCGGTCCGACTCGGAGCGCAGGCTTTACTG GGAGCCGCTAAGATGCTGCTGGACTCGGAGCAGCACCCCGGCCAGCTGAAGGACAACGTGTGCTCACCAGGGGGCGCCACCATTCATGCCCTTCACGTCATGGAGAGCGGGGGCTTCCGCAGCCTTCTCATCAATGCTGTGGAGGCCTCTTGTATCAGGACGAG CCATGGACAGGGTGCAACGGCGCTGGAAAGTTTGGCTCAAATTCTGCTAAAAAATGACCGTGAAACATTTGCAACGCcatcatatcatgcaaaggagcgAGCACCACTAACAGGATTAAATACCCCTGGATTCACTGTGGACAGAGTGCCCCGTTTTTTATGCACTACGCCGGACTTCGTACAACCAGTCAGGTAA
- the pycr1b gene encoding pyrroline-5-carboxylate reductase 1b isoform X1, whose product MSVGFIGAGQLAHALVKGFTAAGVIATHRITASSPDTDLPTVTGLRKMGVSLTTSNKETVSKSDVLFLAVKPHIIPFVLDEIGPDIEDRHLIVSCAAGVTISSIEKKLLQYRPAPKVMRCMTNTPVVVREGATVYATGTHAEVEDGKLLEQLMASVGFCTEVEEDLIDAVTGLSGSGPAYAFTALDALADGGVKMGLPRRLAVRLGAQALLGAAKMLLDSEQHPGQLKDNVCSPGGATIHALHVMESGGFRSLLINAVEASCIRTSHGQGATALESLAQILLKNDRETFATPSYHAKERAPLTGLNTPGFTVDRVPRFLCTTPDFVQPVRELQSLADQERISPAAIKKTTLDKVLQQPGVTVSGVNNGNGRSGLSLFNNRNPGVKKKN is encoded by the exons ATGAGTGTGGGCTTCATCGGAGCGGGTCAGCTGGCTCATGCGTTGGTGAAAGGATTCACAGCAGCAG GTGTGATCGCTACACACAGGATCACCGCTAGCTCCCCAGACACCGACCTGCCCACGGTGACCGGCCTGAGG AAAATGGGTGTCAGCCTGACCACCAGTAACAAAGAGACAGTCAGCAAGAGTGATGTCCTCTTTCTGGCTGTGAAGCCTCACATCATCCCCTTCGTGCTGGATGAGATTGGGCCAGACATTGAGGACCGCCATCTCATCGTGTCTTGCGCTGCAGGTGTCACCATCAGCTCCATTGAAAAG AAACTCCTTCAGTACCGCCCAGCTCCTAAAGTCATGAGGTGTATGACCAACACTCCAGTGGTGGTGAGGGAGGGAGCGACGGTCTACGCTACTGGCACTCATGCAGAG GTGGAGGATGGTAAGCTGCTGGAGCAGCTGATGGCCAGCGTAGGCTTCTGCACCGAGGTGGAGGAGGACCTCATTGACGCCGTCACTGGGCTAAGCGGCAGTGGTCCTGCTTAC GCATTCACAGCATTGGACGCCCTAGCAGATGGAGGAGTGAAGATGGGTCTGCCCAGGAGACTTGCGGTCCGACTCGGAGCGCAGGCTTTACTG GGAGCCGCTAAGATGCTGCTGGACTCGGAGCAGCACCCCGGCCAGCTGAAGGACAACGTGTGCTCACCAGGGGGCGCCACCATTCATGCCCTTCACGTCATGGAGAGCGGGGGCTTCCGCAGCCTTCTCATCAATGCTGTGGAGGCCTCTTGTATCAGGACGAG CCATGGACAGGGTGCAACGGCGCTGGAAAGTTTGGCTCAAATTCTGCTAAAAAATGACCGTGAAACATTTGCAACGCcatcatatcatgcaaaggagcgAGCACCACTAACAGGATTAAATACCCCTGGATTCACTGTGGACAGAGTGCCCCGTTTTTTATGCACTACGCCGGACTTCGTACAACCAGTCAG GGAGCTGCAGTCTCTGGCCGATCAGGAGCGCATCTCTCCAGCAGCCATTAAGAAGACCACACTGGACAAAGTGCTCCAGCAGCCCGGAGTCACAGTCAGTGGAGTCAACAATGGAAACGGAAGGTCGGGACTCAGCCTGTTCAACAACCGAAACCCGGGGGTCAAGAAGAAGAACTGA